GCGCGGCATCCGGTCGGGCCGGGCTGCCGGTGACTGCGCTGGTGCCGGTGCCGGTCGGCACGGCCCCGCCCGCGGCACCGACGCCGAGGCTCGGCGCACCGTCATCCTGCGAACCGCGCCCATCGATCCACGGCAGCGCGGCGGCGCCCACCATCACCGCCATCCATAAGTAGTACCCGGCCCCGAACGTACGGATCGTTTCGTAGTTCGCGTCGGTCGGGATCGTATGCCACCCGAGCGCGAAGACCACGACCACGGCCAGCAGCGCGGATACGGTACGGCTCGGCCTGAGCAGCGCGACGACGAGCAGCGGGTTGCCGAGCCATGCGAATTGCAGGTCGAGGATCGCGAGCGGGCCGAGCACGAGCACGGTGTAGCCATGCCACCAGCTCACCGCGCCGGCCGCGTTCGGCGGTTCGGCCGCGACGGGCAGCAGCAGCGACGCGACATACAGCGCGACGATCACGACGCGTGCGAGGTTCAGGCGGGGCGAAGCGGAACGAATCTGCATGTTGCCTTCTCGTGGTGCACGATCATGCGAAGCGACGAATGCCGGGCGGCCGGGCCGTCATTCACGGTGCGCGGCGCCGATGCGGCGACGCGTCGAACGCGATTGTGGGCGATTCATGCGGCGATGTCGAACTGGCGTCGCCCGCCGCTGCAAGGTCAAAGCGCTTCGACCAGCAACCGCGTGCTCTTCTCGCAATACTCGTGACATGCCGCGCGCGCCGCGATCGACGCGCCGTGCACGAACCGCGGCGCGTCCGTCCGCCGCGACATCGACACGACGATCGACGGCGGCGACGGCTGCAGCGGCAGCTCGACGACTTCGCCGCTTTCGATCAGCGCATCGACGAACAGCACCGGAATCGCGGCGACGCCGAAACCGTCACGCACCAGTTGCACGATCACCGAGATCGATGGCGAACCGGTGATGCGCGTCTCCGACAGCGGTACGCCGTGCGCATGCGCGAGCGTGCGGACGATGTCCTCCAGCGCGCGATGGGGCGCGGTGCCGCGGCCGTAGGTGAGGATCGGCTGGCGCAACACCTGCCGCGCGAGGCCCGCGCGGGTATTCGGCAGCAGGCCGGCGCGCGCGATCCAGCGCACCGGGTAGTTCGCGAGCGCGTCGCACACGACCGACGCCTCGTCGCTGCCTTCCACACGGATGATCAGGTCGAGCTCGCCGGCCATCAGCCGGCGCTGCAGCACGACGCTGACGTCGACGGTCAGGTCGATCTCGAGCTCAGGATAGTCGGCCGCGAGCCGCCGCATGTAGTGCGGCAGCCAGCTGTGCACGACCGTCTCGATCACGCCGAGCCGCAGCTTGCCGCGCAGCGCACTCTCGCCGGACGCGGCGGCCTGCAGTTCCTGCGTTGCCTCGACCACGGCTTTCGCATAGCCGAGCAGGTATTCGCCGTTCGGCGTGAGCCGGAATTCGCGACTGTCGCGATCGACGAGTACCGTATGCAGTTCGTCCTCGAGCGCCTTCAGGCGCTGCGAGATCGCGGCCGGCGTCGCGTGCAGCGCCGCCGCGGTCGTGCGGAAGTTGCGCAGCTTCGCGAGCGTGACGAAGGTTTCGAGAAAACGCGTGTTCATGGCGGTCGGGCGAGGCAGTGGATGCGCAGCTTGCCGGCGACGAAAAGTGAACGGGACCGGGGAAAACCCGCAGGTCCGTTAAGAAATTCTATACAACAGGCGCAAAAAAACTCGTTGGCGACAAAATTTTTTCCTTTCTATTCTTCGCCCTATCCGATGACACACCACCGTCATCGCCACGCCATCCCGATCTGCGACCGACTCTCATGACGCCTTCCGAATTCCGTCAATCCGTGCGCCGCGGCGCGTTCCGCGGCCCGACCGCCGGCCATTGCGGCCCGTTTGCCCAGGCGAACCTGGCGATCCTGCCCGACGCGTACGCGCACGATTTCCTGCGCTTCTGCCAGGCGAACCCGAAGGCCTGCCCGCTGCTGGGCGTCGGCGAACCGGGCGCGTTCCGGATCGACGCGCTCGGCGACGATCTCGACATCCGCACCGACGTGCCGAGCTACAACGTCTATCGGGACGGCCGCCTGACCGAGCGCGTCGAGTCGCTCGACGCGCTGTGGCGCGACGATTTCGTCGTATTCGCAATCGGCTGCTCGTTCTCGTTCGAGGACATGCTCGCCCGCGAAGGGATCGGGCTGCGCCACGTCGAGGAGGGTCGCAACGTGCCGATGTACCGCACGTCGATCGCGAACCGCCGCGCGGGCATCTTCGGCGGCCAGTTGGTCGTGTCGATGCGGCCGCTGCGCGGCGCCGACGCGATCCGCGCGGTGCAGATCACGAGCCGGTTCCCGGGCGTGCACGGCGCGCCGATCCATATTGGCGACCCGCGGGCGCTCGGCATCGAGGATCTGAACGCGCCCGAATTCGGCGACGCGGTGACGATCCGCGACGGCGAGCTGCCGGTGTTCTGGGCATGCGGCGTGACGCCGCAAACCGCGCTGATGGACGCGAAGCTGCCGATCGCGATCGCGCATACGCCCGGCCACATGCTGATGACCGACATCACGAATGCCTCGCTGGCCGTGTTCTGACCCGGCCGGCCCACCCGTAAGCGACGTACAGACGACACACCGCACCCCACGCCATTGGATCGGCGCATAACGACAGGAGTACCACCATGGAAAGCAAGACCCTCGCGGCGCCCGCCGCCGAGCCCGCGAGCCGCGAGCGCACCGGCCTGTTCTCGTGGTACGCGGATGCGCAGCCGCGCGAGCGCCGCGCGTTCTGGAGCTGCAAGGTCGGCTACATGCTCGACGGGATGGACACGCAGATGCTGTCGTTCGTGATCCCGACGCTCGTCGCGACCTGGGGCATCTCGCTCGCCGACGCGGGCTTCATCGGCACGATCACGTTGCTCGCGTCGGCGCTCGGCGGCTGGATCGCCGGCATCCTGTCCGACCGGATCGGCCGCGTGCGCACGCTGCAGCTCACGGTGCTGTGGTTCGCGGTGTTCACCGCGCTGTGCGGGCTCGCGCAGAACTACCACCAGCTGGTGGCGGCGCGCGCGCTGATGGGCTTCGGCTTCGGCGGCGAATGGACGGCCGGCGCGGTGCTGATCGGCGAAGTGATCCGCGCGCGCGACCGCGGCAGGGCGGTCGGCCTCGTGCAGTCGGGCTGGGCGATCGGCTGGGGGCTGTGCGCGCTGCTGTATGCGCTGCTGTTCTCGGTGCTGCCGGCCGAGCAGGCGTGGCGCGCGCTGTTCCTGGTCGGGCTCGCGCCCGCGCTGCTGGTCGTCGCGATCCGCCGCTACGTGAAGGAGCCGGACGTCTACGAGAAGGAGAAGGCCGCGCAGGCGAAAGTGGCCGATGCGCCGCGCCTCACCGAGATCTTCGCGCCGAAGCTGATCACGACGACGCTGCGCGCGGCGCTGCTGACGACCGGCGCGCAGGGCGGCTACTACGCGATCACGACGTGGCTGCCGACCTTCCTGAAGACCGAGCGGCACCTGACGGTGATGGGCACCGGCGGCTATCTCGCGATGATCATCTTCGGCTCGTGGGTCGGCTACCTGACGAGTGCGTACCTGACCGACCGCCTCGGCCGCAAGCCGAACTTCATCCTGTTCGCGGTCGGCTCGATGGTGATCGCGTTCGCGTACACGTCGCTGAACCTGACCAACGCGTCGATGCTGTGGCTCGGCTTCCCGCTCGGCTTCTTCGCATCGGGCATCTTCTCGGGGATGGGCGCGTTCCTCACCGAGCTGTTCCCGACCCGCGTGCGCGGTTCCGGCCAGGGCTTCTGCTACAACGTGGGTCGCGCGATCGGTGCGCTGTTCCCGTTCCTGATCGGCGCGCTGTCGAAGCAATACGGGCTCGGCACGAGCATCGGCATCTTCGCGGTCGCTGCCTACGGCGTGGTGATCGTCGCCGCGCTGACGCTGCCCGAGACCCGCGGCCGCGAACTCGACGCCGCCTGACCGGCGGCAGCGGCGGGGCCGCCGGCCCCGCGTGTTTCCTCCTCTTTCATCGACACCGTGACACGGCGCGCGACGCGCGCCGTGCGGCGGCGCTCGTCCCTCGAATCAACGACGCATCGACCGACATCATGACTGACCGACACCTTTCCCCCGTTCCCTCCGACGCCGCGCGCTGGCAATTCTGGATCGACCGCGGCGGCACGTTCACCGACATCGTCGCGCGGCGGCCCGACGGCACGCTCGTCACGCACAAGCTGCTGTCGGAGAACCCCGAGCAGTACCGCGACGCGGCCGTGGCCGGCATCCGCCACCTGCTGGGCCTCGCGGCCGACGAGCCGATCACGCCCGCGCAGGTCGACATGGTGAAGATGGGCACGACGGTCGCGACCAACGCGTTGCTCGAACGCAAGGGCGAACGTACCGCGCTGGCCACGACGCGCGGTTTTCGCGACATGCTGCGCATCGCTTACCAGAACCGGCCGCGCCTGTTCGATCTCGACATCGTGCTGCCCGACGCGCTGTACGAGACGGTCGTCGAGATCGACGAGCGCGTCGGCGCGCATGGCGACGTGGTCGTGCCGCTCGACGTTCAGGGTGCCGAAGCGTCGTTGCGCCGCGTGTTCGACAGCGGCGTGCGTGCGCTCGCGATCGTGCTGATCCACGGCTACCGCTACACCGCGCACGAACGGATGCTGGCGGCGCTCGCGCGCCGCATCGGCTTCACGCAGGTGTCGGTGTCGCACGAGGTGTCGCCGCTGATGAAGATGGTGTCGCGCGGCGATACGACCGTGGTCGACGCGTACCTGTCGCCGATCCTGCGCCGCTACGTCGAGCAGGTCGCGCACGAGATGCCGGGCGTGAACCTGCAGTTCATGCAGAGCAGCGGCGGCCTCACGCGCGCCGATGCGTTCCAGGGCAAGGACGCGATCCTGTCGGGCCCGGCCGGCGGCATCGTCGGGATGGTGCGTGCGGCGCGCGCGGCCGGCTTCGACCAGGTGATCGGCTTCGACATGGGCGGCACGTCGACCGACGTGTCCCACTACAACGGCGAATTCGAGCGCGAGTTCGAGACGCAGGTGGCCGGCGTGCGGATGCGCGCGCCGATGATGAGCATCCACACGGTCGCGGCCGGCGGCGGCTCGGTGCTCGGCTTCGACGGCGCACGGCTGCGCGTCGGGCCCGAATCGGCCGGCGCGAACCCCGGGCCGGCCGCGTACCGGCGCGGCGGCCCGCTGACGGTGACCGACTGCAACGTGATGCTCGGCAAGATCCAGCCCGATCATTTTCCGCGCGTGTTCGGCCCGCATGCGGATCAGCCGCTCGACCGCGACGGCGTGGTCGCGAAGTTCGCGGCGCTCGCCGACGAGATCCACGCGGCGACCGGCCGGCGCGAGACGCCCGAGGCGCTCGCCGAAGGGTTCCTGGAGATCGCGATCGGCAGCATGGCGAACGCGATCAAGAAGATTTCCGTGCAGCGCGGCCACGACGTGTCGCGCTACGTGCTGACGACGTTCGGCGGCGCGGGCGGCCAGCACGCGTGCGGCGTGGCCGATGCGCTCGGGATGACGCGGGTGTTCGCGCATCCGCTCGCGGGCGTGCTGTCCGCGTACGGGATGGGGCTGGCCGACCAGACCGCGATGCGCGAGCGCGCGGTGGAAGCCGTGTTGTCCGACGCATCGCTGCCGGCGCTGAACGCGGCGCTCGACCGGCTCGCCGACGAGGCCATCGGCGCGCTGCTCGAACAGGGCGTGCCGCCGGAGCGGATCGCGACCGAGCGGCGCGTGCACCTGCGCTACCAGGGCACCGATTCGGCGCTCGACGTGCCGGCCGGCAGTGTCGCCGCGATGCAGCAGGCGTTCGAGGCCGCGTACCGGCAGCGCTACGCGTTCCTGATGCCGGGCACGCCGCTGGTGGCCGAACTCGCGTCGGTCGAGGCGATCGGCCGCTCGGACGCGCCGGTCGACATCGCGCCGCTCGCGCCGCGCGAGGCGGGCGCGGCGCCGCAAGCGCACGCGGCCGTGCGCTTTTATTCCGGCGGCCAGTGGCACGACGCGGCGCTGGTCGTGCGCGACACGCTGCGCGCCGGCGACACGATCGACGGCCCGGCGATCGTCGCGGAGCAGAACGGCACGACCGTCGTCGAGCCCGGCTGGCGCGCCGCGATGACCGCCCAGGGCAACCTCGTGCTGACGCGCACGACGCCGCTGCCGACGCGCCGCTCGCTCGGCACCGATGCCGACCCGGTGCGGCTCGAGATCTTCAACAACCTGTTCATGTCGATCGCCGAGCAGATGGGGCTGCGGCTGCAGAACACCGCGTACTCGGTGAACATCAAGGAGCGGCTCGACTTCTCGTGCGCGATCTTCGACGGCGACGGCAACCTGATCGCGAACGCGCCGCACATGCCCGTGCACCTGGGCTCGATGGGCGAGAGCATCCGCACGGTGATCGAGCGCAACCGCGGCCGCATGCGCGACGGCGACGTGTTCATGCTGAACGATCCGTACCACGGCGGCACGCATCTGCCGGACGTGACCGTCATCACGCCGGTGTTCGCGGACGGCTCGGACGCGCCGCTGTTCTACGTCGGCTCGCGCGGCCACCACGCGGACATCGGCGGCACGACGCCGGGCTCGATGCCGCCCGACTCGACGCACATCGACGAGGAAGGCGTGCTGATCGACAACTGGCAGCTCGTGTCGGCCGGCGTGCTGCGCGACGCCGACACGCGCGCGCTGCTCGCATCGGGCCGCTACCCGGCGCGCAACGTCGAGCAGAACATGGCCGACCTGCGCGCGCAGGTCGCCGCGAACCAGAAGGGCGTCGACGAGCTGCGCCGGATGGTCGCGCAGTTCGGCCGCGACGTCGTGCTCGCGTTCATGGGGCACGTGCAGGACAACGCGGAAGAAGCCGTGCGGCGCGTGATCGGTGCACTGCAGGATGGCGCGTACCGCTATCCGCTCGACAACGGCGCGGAGATTCGCGTCGCGATCCGCGTGGATCGCGCGGCCCGCCGCGCGGAGATCGATTTCACCGGCACGTCCGCGCAGCTCGACAACAACTTCAACGCGCCGAAGGCCGTCTGCATGGCGGCGGTGCTGTACGTGTTCCGCACGCTGGTCGGCGACGACATCCCGCTGAACGCCGGCTGCCTGAAGCCGCTGACCGTGATCGTGCCGGCCCGCTCGATGCTGAACCCCGACTACCCGGCGGCCGTCGTGTCGGGCAACGTCGAGACGTCGTCGGCGATCACCAACGCGCTGTACGGCGCGCTCGGCTGCGTCGCGTCGAGCCAGGGAACGATGAACAACTTCACATTCGGTAACCATCAGTACCAGTACTACGAGACGATCGCCGGCGGCAGCGGCGCGGGCGACGGCTTCGCGGGCGTCGCCGCGGTGCAGACGCACATGACGAACTCGCGGCTCACCGATCCGGAGGTGCTCGAATGGCGCTACCCGGTGCGGCTCGATTCACACGTGATCCGCGCCGGCTCGGGCGGCGGCGGCCGCTGGCGCGGCGGCGACGGCGCGGTGCGGCGGGTCCGCTTCCTCGAGCCGATGACGGCGTCGATCCTGTCGAACAACCGGATTCACGCGCCGTTCGGCGCGGCGGGCGGCGCGGCCGGCGCGCTCGGCCGCAACACGATCGAGCGGGCGGACGGCACGGTCGAGGTGCTCGACCATATCGGCCGCGCGCAGATGGCGCCCGGTGACGTGTTCGTCGTCGAAACGCCGGGCGGCGGCGGCTACGGCGCGGCGGACTGAGCCGCGCATCCGGCTCCCGGCGCGGATGCCCCGCGCCGGGGCGGGCAGAGGATATTGCAACGAACTGTGGAATAAAGCCCGGCATTCACGCGCGAATGGAATCAAAAATGACAAAAAGCCGGCGCGCGGTGCGCGATTCGACCCCGCCGCGGCGACACCTTCGAGCATCCGGCCCCTTATCCATGGATCGGTCATGAACGCCCGCCCGGCGGGGCTTCCGGGCCGTCTGGCCGCCCCGGATGCACGCCGGGTCACCTGCGCATTCGCCGCTGCCAATCATGAAAAATCCGGCTTGCCAATCGAGTCCCGATTCCTTGACACTCTGCTCTAAATGTGAGTGCCAATCCTCATCGTCATTTGATAAGATGGCTCTCATCATTCGTAAGGTGGAACCTGCGCATCACGCGCGAACGCCGGTCGCATCAGCTGGAAACAAGTAACGGGACGAGGCCCGCCGTCACGGCAATCACGGCAGCCCTGCCAGGCACGCGCACTGCGTGGCCCGGGAAGGCGGTCGGCCCACTCGCCTCCGTCTACACTATGCGTTTTTTTCTGGATCGGGGCGTGTCCATGGATGACGAAAACGATAGCGCGGTGCTCGAGGCGCATGTCGGTACGCGCAGCCCCTGCTGGCGTCTCGGCAGCGACAGCAATGCGCTCGAACTGGCCGCGGTCCGCGGTCTGACCAACGTCGCGGTCGCGCTGACGGTCGAGCAGGCCGCGCGCATCCGCGCGCTGACTGGCGTCACGTCGCACCTCGTGCTCGACATCGTGCTGTTCGGCAACCCGGTCAGCCTCCATCTCGTCGGCAGGAAGGTCAATACGGTCGACTGGGCCGGCACGGCGTCCGCCTATTCCGATACCGAGTCCGTCGCCGGCGACCTGTCGCACGGGCTCGCGTTCGCCGAGCAGGTCGTGTCCGAAGTGAATTCGCTCGTCGTGATCCTCGACCGCAACGGGATGGTGCAGCGCTTCAACCGCCTGTGCGAGGAAGTGACGGGCAAGCGCGAGGTCGACGTGATCGGCCGCAGCGCGTTCGAGCTGTTCATGAGCCCCGAGCAGGGCGCGCAGTCGCGCAGCAACATCACGGGCTTCTTCGCGAGCAACCAGTCGTTCGCGGTCGAGCGCTACATCAACACGGTCAACGGGCCGCGCCTGTTCCAGTTCCGCAACAAGTTCGTGCAGAGCGGCAGCGGCGTCGACGAGCAGTACCTGATCTGCTCGGGCATCGACATCACCGAGGAGCGCAACGCGCAGCAGCGGCTCACCGAGCTCGCGAACACCGACGTGCTTACCGGGCTGCCGAACCGCCATGCGATCAGCGAGCGCATCCACGCGGCGATCGCGGAGGAAGACGCCAATACGCGCGGCCACGTCGGCATCCTGTTCCTTGATCTCGACAACTTCAAGCGCGTCAACGATCACTACGGGCACATCACCGGCGACCGGCTGCTGCAGGACGTGTCGGCGATCATCAGCGGCTGCCTGCCGTCCGGCGCGACGCTCGCGCGGCTCGGCGGCGACGAATTCCTCGTGCTGTTCGAACACGCCACGCGGCCGCTGCTCGAAGCGACCGCGCAGATCATCCTCGAACGGCTGCGCACGCCGATCCATCTCGGGCTGATGGAGGTCTACACGAGCTGCTCGATCGGCATCGCGATGCATCCGCAGCACGGCGATTCGCTCGAGACGCTGATCCGCAGCGCCGACACCGCGATGTACGTCGCGAAGGAAGAGGGCAAGCATACGTATCGCGTGTTCTCGCTGGAGATGAACCAGAAGGTCGCGAAGTACATGTGGCTCGACACGAACCTGCGCAAGGCGCTCGAGGAAGAGCAGTTCGTGCTGCACTACCAGCCGGTCGTCGACATCGCGACGGGCGACGTGCATGCCGTCGAGGCGCTGATCCGCTGGCAGTCGCCCGATCGCGGGCTCGTCGCGCCGGTCGAGTTCATCCGCTTCGCGGAAGAGTCGGGGCTGATCGCGCCGCTCGGGCGCTGGGTGATGCGCACCGCGGCCGCGCAGGCCGCCGCATGGAAGGCGAAGGGGCTCGGTGTCCGGATCGCGGTGAACCTGTCCGCGCGGCAGTTGCAGGACATGAACATCGTGCACCAGTTCGCGTCGATTCTCGACGGCGCGGGGCTGAAGCCCGGCCTGCTCGACATCGAGCTGACCGAGAGCTGCTTCATCGAGGACGAGGAGGCGGCCAACGGGCTGATGCGGCAGTTCCGCCAGCTCGGCGCGGAGATCCATCTCGACGATTTCGGCACCGGCTATTCGTCGCTGTCGCAGTTGTCGCGCCTGCCGCTCGACGCGATCAAGCTCGACCGCACCTTCATCACGGCGATCGACCGCAATCCGCGCTCGCAGGCGCTGGTGCGCTCGGTCGTGTCGCTCGCGAAGGCGCTGAATTTCGCGGTGGTCGCGGAAGGCGTCGAAACGCATGCGGAAGCCGAATTCCTCAAGCAACTCGACGTCGATCACGCGCAGGGCTACTACTACGCGCGGCCGATGCCGGCGCAGGCGTTCGAGGCGTGGCTCGCGGAGACGAGAAAGCTCAGGCTGATCGCCTGAGCATCGTTCCGGAAAAAGGCGCCGCCGGCCCCCGGCGGCGCCCGTCGCATTACACCGTGCGCAGTTTCGACACGCGCCGGTTCTGCAGCATCACCAGGCGTTCCATGTACGCGAGATCCTTCGGCTCGATCGTGAACGCCGCATGCACCCACGCTTCCGTGATGTCCATCAGCTCCGAGCGCGACAGCTGGAACACGCGTTCGCGGGCGCGCAGCATCGCGCGGATACCGTTCAGCTTGGGCTTCGTCACGTCGATGAAGGTGCGCGTCGCCAGATACGCATCACCGGCGTCGAACGTCTCGTCGATCAGCCCCTGATCTTCGTACCATTCGGCCGCATGCGCTTCACCGGTCGCGATCAGCGATTCCGCGAGGCCGCGGTTCGCCTTGCGTGCGACCAGCGAATAGCCGCCCATGCCCGGGAACAGGTTGAACGCGATCTCGGGGAAGCCGAGTTTCACGCCCTTCTGCGCGAGCACGTAGTGATGCGCGAGCGCGGCCTCGAAGCCGCCGCCGAGCGCGCTGCCCTCGACCATCGCGATCGAGATCGCGCCGGTGCCGAAGCCCGTGTAGATCTCGTACACGCCGTCGATGCACGAGCGCGCGTACGCCATCAGCTGGTCGCGTCGGCCGCTGCGGATCGCGTCGACGAAGAAGCTCAGGTCCCCGCCGACGTTGAACAGCTCGGGGACGAGCGAGCCCGTCACCCAGAAGTCGAACTTGAGGCCCGAGTCGCGTGCGACGCGCGCGAGATGGATGATGTCGGTGACGAGTTGTTGGTTGAAGCACGGCCGCGGTTCCGATCGCAGCATCATCCACATGACGTTACGGCCTTCTTCGTAGAAGGCCGTCAGTTGGGAGAGTTCGCCGGCTTCGTAAAACGGACGGCAAGCCGGATGGGATTGGAGTTGCATGGTATGTCCTCGTGAGATGTGGTTTTAAAGACCGCCGCGCCAGGCGCCAGGCGGGCATCGGGTTGCCCGCCTGGCGCCTGGCGCGAGGCATCGCCATTGTTGCGCGCGCACAAATGTCGAATTGCGGGGAACAACGCACGACCGGGACACCGGTGCGGCTTGCGTTCGGGCGAAAGGGCGGGTGACGACGGACGGAGGGACGAGGGGCTGAGGTCGGTGGGTGGGGAGGGGACTCGAGTGGAGCGGGCGCACCGGCGGTGAGGCAGCCGGCGTCGTCGGCCGCTTACGCGCTGAAAGCGACGCCAGGACGCCGATCCGCTGTTGCGGGTCGGGCCGGCCGGCGTGCGGGCGGTTCGTCTCGCCGTGAGCGAGAGAGAATGCGCGGCGCGCATGGCCGCTCGGCGTCGATCGGTTTCGGATGCCGCTGTTCGAGATGCAGCACCGTCGGTAGCGTGCCTGAACAGGACCACGCGCAGCCACGCGAACGCCATCACGCGGTCACCGCTTTCGAAAGCGTCGCCGATCGACATGAGGTGTCCTTCCCGCTGGCCGCGGCTTGACGCTCGCCAGCCCGTCGCCCACACTGGGCCGCACGACGGCCACGCGTGCGGGTGCGCGCGAGCGGCCTGTCATGCGCGCGTCATGCGGTACGACTTCCGTTCCGGCGCGCGGCGCTGACGTCCGGTAACGAACGCGCGGAGAGCTTCGACGTGGTGCGTTTTTATTCCCGATGGACCGGCTGCCTGTTCGCGTGCGCCGTGGCGCTCGGCGCGGGTAGGGCCGTGGCCGATACGCCCGACTCACACGACACGCGGGACGCCCGCGACGCGGCCGATATGGCGCCCGTCACGCTCGTGAGCGACGTCCATGAATTCGTGATCCAGCACGACGGTTCGCTCGACGAGCACGACGATTCGACGCTGCGCGCGAACGACGCGAACGGCATCGATGCCGTTGCGCAGCGCTACGTGTGGTACGACAAGCATCTCGAGAAGGTGGAACTGCTCGCGGCCGAGACGATCGACCGCGACGGCGTCGCGCATCCGGTCGGCGCGGACGGCATCCGCGACGTGCAGGAGCCGCGCTCGGCCGGCGCGCCGACGTTCCAGGACGGCCTGCTGCGCACGGTCGTGTTTCCCGGCGTCGAAGCCGGGTCGAGCACCCGCGTCGCGTTCCGCAAGACCCGCACGAAGCCGGTCAATCGCGGCTACTTCGGCTACACCGTCGAGCCGTCGCGCGAGCCGGTCGACAGCCAGCGGCTGATCTTCGACGTGCCGGCCGACATGCCGCTGTACGCGGACGCGCGCGGCTACGTCGCGCTGCCGCCCGTCACGGCAAACGGCCGCACGCGTTACGAATTCGACTACCGGCACGGCGCGTACGATCGCATCGAAAGCGGCTCCGTCGGCTATCCGACCTACGGCGACCGGCTCGTCGTGTCGACGCTGCCCGACTACGCGGCGTTCGCCGCGCGCTACCGCAACGCGGCCGTCGACCCGAGCGCGAACGATGCGGCTGTCGTGCAGCTGGCGCGTGCGCTCACGGCGAATGCCGCCGATCCGCGCGACAAGGCGCGCATCCTGTACGACTGGGTGCAGGCGAACGTGCGCTACGTCGGGTTGTTCCTCGGCGAGACGGCCGCCGCGCCGCATCGCGTGACCGACATCCTGCGCAACCGCTACGGCGACTGCAAGGATCATGTCGCGCTGTTCGGCGCGTTGCTCGCGGCGGTCGGCATTCGCAGCGAACCGGTGCTGATCAATCTCGGCGCCGTGTACACGCTGCCGTCGGTGCCCGGCTACGGCGCCGGAGCAATCAATCACGCGATCACGTGGCTGCCCGATCTCGCGCTCTACGCGGATACGACGACGGCCGGCATCGCGTTCGGCTACCTGCCGCCGATCGTGATGGATCGCCCGGCGCTGCTGGTCGATACGGGCGTGCTGTCGCGCACGCCGGCCACGCAGCCGCGCGCCCGCACCGCGCGGATCTCGATCGATGCCGCGCAGCCGGGCGCCGCACGTGTTCAGGCTTATGTCGAGGACGACGGCTGGACGGCCGAACTCGAACGCAACCTGTTTCGCCGCGCGTCACGCGAGCGCATCGCGCAGCTCGCGACCGAGCGCCTGCGGCAAAGCGGCCTGCGTGGCCGCGCGCAACTGTCGACCAGCGACCGGCGCGTGACGGACGGGCCGTTCGACGTGACCGTGACCGGCACGCTCGATCATTTCGTCTGGCCGGACGGCACGACCGCGTTGCCCGCGCTGTCGAGCGTCACGGGCGGTATCGCGACCCAGGTCGAAACCTGGCTGGCCGAG
This is a stretch of genomic DNA from Burkholderia cenocepacia. It encodes these proteins:
- a CDS encoding LysR family transcriptional regulator, with protein sequence MNTRFLETFVTLAKLRNFRTTAAALHATPAAISQRLKALEDELHTVLVDRDSREFRLTPNGEYLLGYAKAVVEATQELQAAASGESALRGKLRLGVIETVVHSWLPHYMRRLAADYPELEIDLTVDVSVVLQRRLMAGELDLIIRVEGSDEASVVCDALANYPVRWIARAGLLPNTRAGLARQVLRQPILTYGRGTAPHRALEDIVRTLAHAHGVPLSETRITGSPSISVIVQLVRDGFGVAAIPVLFVDALIESGEVVELPLQPSPPSIVVSMSRRTDAPRFVHGASIAARAACHEYCEKSTRLLVEAL
- a CDS encoding MFS transporter, which encodes MESKTLAAPAAEPASRERTGLFSWYADAQPRERRAFWSCKVGYMLDGMDTQMLSFVIPTLVATWGISLADAGFIGTITLLASALGGWIAGILSDRIGRVRTLQLTVLWFAVFTALCGLAQNYHQLVAARALMGFGFGGEWTAGAVLIGEVIRARDRGRAVGLVQSGWAIGWGLCALLYALLFSVLPAEQAWRALFLVGLAPALLVVAIRRYVKEPDVYEKEKAAQAKVADAPRLTEIFAPKLITTTLRAALLTTGAQGGYYAITTWLPTFLKTERHLTVMGTGGYLAMIIFGSWVGYLTSAYLTDRLGRKPNFILFAVGSMVIAFAYTSLNLTNASMLWLGFPLGFFASGIFSGMGAFLTELFPTRVRGSGQGFCYNVGRAIGALFPFLIGALSKQYGLGTSIGIFAVAAYGVVIVAALTLPETRGRELDAA
- a CDS encoding hydantoinase B/oxoprolinase family protein translates to MTDRHLSPVPSDAARWQFWIDRGGTFTDIVARRPDGTLVTHKLLSENPEQYRDAAVAGIRHLLGLAADEPITPAQVDMVKMGTTVATNALLERKGERTALATTRGFRDMLRIAYQNRPRLFDLDIVLPDALYETVVEIDERVGAHGDVVVPLDVQGAEASLRRVFDSGVRALAIVLIHGYRYTAHERMLAALARRIGFTQVSVSHEVSPLMKMVSRGDTTVVDAYLSPILRRYVEQVAHEMPGVNLQFMQSSGGLTRADAFQGKDAILSGPAGGIVGMVRAARAAGFDQVIGFDMGGTSTDVSHYNGEFEREFETQVAGVRMRAPMMSIHTVAAGGGSVLGFDGARLRVGPESAGANPGPAAYRRGGPLTVTDCNVMLGKIQPDHFPRVFGPHADQPLDRDGVVAKFAALADEIHAATGRRETPEALAEGFLEIAIGSMANAIKKISVQRGHDVSRYVLTTFGGAGGQHACGVADALGMTRVFAHPLAGVLSAYGMGLADQTAMRERAVEAVLSDASLPALNAALDRLADEAIGALLEQGVPPERIATERRVHLRYQGTDSALDVPAGSVAAMQQAFEAAYRQRYAFLMPGTPLVAELASVEAIGRSDAPVDIAPLAPREAGAAPQAHAAVRFYSGGQWHDAALVVRDTLRAGDTIDGPAIVAEQNGTTVVEPGWRAAMTAQGNLVLTRTTPLPTRRSLGTDADPVRLEIFNNLFMSIAEQMGLRLQNTAYSVNIKERLDFSCAIFDGDGNLIANAPHMPVHLGSMGESIRTVIERNRGRMRDGDVFMLNDPYHGGTHLPDVTVITPVFADGSDAPLFYVGSRGHHADIGGTTPGSMPPDSTHIDEEGVLIDNWQLVSAGVLRDADTRALLASGRYPARNVEQNMADLRAQVAANQKGVDELRRMVAQFGRDVVLAFMGHVQDNAEEAVRRVIGALQDGAYRYPLDNGAEIRVAIRVDRAARRAEIDFTGTSAQLDNNFNAPKAVCMAAVLYVFRTLVGDDIPLNAGCLKPLTVIVPARSMLNPDYPAAVVSGNVETSSAITNALYGALGCVASSQGTMNNFTFGNHQYQYYETIAGGSGAGDGFAGVAAVQTHMTNSRLTDPEVLEWRYPVRLDSHVIRAGSGGGGRWRGGDGAVRRVRFLEPMTASILSNNRIHAPFGAAGGAAGALGRNTIERADGTVEVLDHIGRAQMAPGDVFVVETPGGGGYGAAD
- a CDS encoding putative hydro-lyase; translated protein: MTPSEFRQSVRRGAFRGPTAGHCGPFAQANLAILPDAYAHDFLRFCQANPKACPLLGVGEPGAFRIDALGDDLDIRTDVPSYNVYRDGRLTERVESLDALWRDDFVVFAIGCSFSFEDMLAREGIGLRHVEEGRNVPMYRTSIANRRAGIFGGQLVVSMRPLRGADAIRAVQITSRFPGVHGAPIHIGDPRALGIEDLNAPEFGDAVTIRDGELPVFWACGVTPQTALMDAKLPIAIAHTPGHMLMTDITNASLAVF